From the Candidatus Beckwithbacteria bacterium genome, one window contains:
- the thyA gene encoding thymidylate synthase yields MSRPRHPEYQYLDLLDDIMKHGVEKISHSTGMGLRSVFGRQIRFDLSKGFPLLTTKKVYLKGIIHELLWFISGSSNITYMTRNNVHIWDDWAYKNYKVAMELGKVKKMEMPEFVQKIVDDDAFAKKWGEIGPVYGAQWRRWPTGDGRHIDQLKWAIDKIKEKPHKKHYIISAWNAAYIYEMAKTREDSMVIAPCHTFFHINIDESNHKLSLQMYQRSADSFLGVPFNIASYALLTMMLAQVTGYKPGDFVHTFGDIHVYHNHFKQVRQQLKRKPRKLPIMRINPKIKDIDKFTYEDFEIVGYNPHPAIKGEITVVGGF; encoded by the coding sequence ATGTCCAGACCACGCCACCCTGAATATCAATATCTCGATCTATTAGACGACATTATGAAACATGGAGTTGAGAAGATTAGTCACTCAACTGGCATGGGTTTGCGCAGTGTTTTTGGCCGCCAAATTCGTTTTGATCTATCTAAAGGTTTTCCACTTTTAACCACTAAAAAAGTCTATTTAAAAGGGATTATTCATGAACTGCTTTGGTTTATTTCTGGCAGTTCTAATATTACCTACATGACTCGGAACAATGTCCATATTTGGGATGATTGGGCGTATAAAAATTACAAAGTGGCTATGGAACTAGGTAAGGTCAAAAAAATGGAGATGCCGGAATTTGTCCAAAAAATAGTTGATGATGATGCTTTTGCTAAAAAATGGGGCGAGATTGGCCCAGTTTATGGTGCTCAATGGCGGCGTTGGCCAACTGGCGACGGTCGACATATTGATCAACTCAAATGGGCTATTGATAAAATTAAAGAAAAGCCTCATAAAAAGCACTACATCATTTCAGCCTGGAATGCAGCTTATATCTATGAAATGGCTAAAACCCGCGAAGATTCTATGGTAATTGCCCCCTGTCATACGTTTTTCCATATCAATATTGATGAGAGCAACCATAAGCTATCTTTACAAATGTATCAGCGCAGCGCTGACTCTTTTTTGGGAGTACCATTTAATATTGCCAGTTATGCTCTACTAACTATGATGCTGGCTCAAGTTACTGGTTATAAGCCCGGAGATTTTGTCCATACCTTTGGCGATATTCATGTCTACCACAATCATTTTAAACAAGTTCGGCAACAGTTGAAGCGTAAACCTCGCAAACTACCCATTATGAGAATCAACCCTAAAATCAAAGATATTGATAAATTTACCTACGAAGATTTTGAAATTGTGGGCTATAACCCTCACCCAGCTATCAAAGGCGAGATTACCGTGGTAGGTGGGTTTTAA